The sequence TCGGGGTTGATCCATTAAAACGTATCGTATCGCCACGTTTATGGGCAGGTATTGTAAGTTTACCCATGCTAACCGTTATTTTTGCTTCCATTGGTATTTTAGGCGGTAAATGGGTTGGTGTTGATTTTTTAGGTGTCGATGAAGGAGCTTACTGGGGCGGAATGCACAATAATGTACAATTCGCTAAAGATGTTTTTAATGGCACGATTATCAAAAGTATTGTTTTTGCTTTAATTTGTACTTGGATTGCAGTATATCAAGGCTATGCTTGTGAACCGACATCAGAAGGTATCGCAACAGCTACAACCCGTACGGTTGTATATTCATCGCTGTGTGTTTTAGGTTCTGATTTTGTATTAACTGCAGTGATGTTTGGAGGTTTATCATGAATAAACGTGGTAGTGAGTTTGCAGTCGGCATTTTTATTATTTTGTTTGGTGCTGCACTATTTTTCTTAGCAATGAAAGTGAGTGGTTTAATTGGTACAAATGTCAAAGACCCTTATCAAATGACCGCAACATTCCATAATGTCAATGGTCTCAAAAAACGTGCCAAAGTAACTTTAAGTGGTGTAACTGTTGGACGTGTAACGGATATTCAACTTGACCCTGTAACCCGTTTAGCAACGGTCTATATGACCTTAGATGGTTCTTTGACATCGTTTAATAACAAGCAGTTAGAACAGGTAAAAGCCAGTGCCATTGAAGATTTGCGTTACAGTTCTGAATATGAAAGTGCAACAGCAGAGCAACAAAAAGAAATGGAAACGCAACTATTAAATAACATGACCTCCATCACAAACATCGATGAAGACGCGTATATTATCATCTCAACCAACGGCTTATTGGGCGAGAAATATTTACGTATTACTCCAGGTGGACATTATCGTTACTTAAAACGTGGCGGTGAGTTTATCAATAAGCAAGGTTCTGTTGAATTGGAAGATTTAATTAACAAATTCATTACCAATGGTGGTGCAAGTAAATTAGGCGGTGATGATACTAAAGCCAAAAATAGCGATAGTAAAACATCTAGCCAAGATGATGTACCAAGTTTTGAAGAGTAATGATTGTTATCATATCCAGTGTATAATTAACAATCAACCAAAAATTAATATTTAGAGGTTTATTATGAACTTAATGCAAAAAACAGCGATGACAGTTGCAGTAATCGCAAGTTTTACCATGACTACAACCGCTTTTGCTGCTCCTGCTGAAGCACCAAATGCCTTTGTTAAACGTGTTGCTGACCAACTCACAACACGTCTTAAAACTGATGCACCAAAACTTAAAAATAACCCAGCTTTAGTGCGTCAAATTGTACAACAAAACATTGAACCACATGTAGATACTCAAGGTTTTGCACGTTTAGTGATGGGTA comes from Moraxella sp. ZY210820 and encodes:
- a CDS encoding outer membrane lipid asymmetry maintenance protein MlaD, encoding MNKRGSEFAVGIFIILFGAALFFLAMKVSGLIGTNVKDPYQMTATFHNVNGLKKRAKVTLSGVTVGRVTDIQLDPVTRLATVYMTLDGSLTSFNNKQLEQVKASAIEDLRYSSEYESATAEQQKEMETQLLNNMTSITNIDEDAYIIISTNGLLGEKYLRITPGGHYRYLKRGGEFINKQGSVELEDLINKFITNGGASKLGGDDTKAKNSDSKTSSQDDVPSFEE